The sequence TCAGTTTTACTTTGCTGTGGTTTTCCTTGGaaagctgcctgctgcaggcatgccaggcagaggagctgtggtATGCTGCGCCTGTATCTGCCAGTGACCGATCCCAAGCCgtgcttggagcagcctggctgcacgGGGCTTACCTCGTACCGCCAGAGCCCCCCGATGTCCTTGCTCCTCTCAAAGCAGgtgggctccagcccctcatccAGGCAGCATTTCAGGGCACACAGGCCAGAGGCACCGGCACCGATGATGGCTACTCTGCTGGCAGCCATGTCCCCCGTGTGGtggtggcagggctgctggacAAGCTGTGGCCAGGAGTTACAGAGCCAGGTGTGTCCCTTAAGGGAGGCTGCCCGGTGCTGCTCAGTTTAGGGGTGACTGTCTCTGTGCTTCCTGTGGGTGGCTGAGGTGTCAGAAGAGGTGTTTCTTCTAGACATGATCTACAGGTTCCCTCCACCACCCTGCCACACCTCCTGGATTGCACCTGCCCTCTGCAAGATGCACATTGAGGTCTGTAAGCATTTAATGATGCCGACATTGCCCTGGGACTTCCTGGGGGGGACAGAGATGTGACTGTGCTTCAGATTTCAGCAGGTTGTGGTGTGGAAAACAAACCtatgggatggggagggggacTAGCATGAACAGCCTAGGCGTGTGATGGACAGCACCCCCATCCTCTACCCACTGTGAGTCCCCCAGCCCGCCCAGCCACCTTCCGAAGGGGCTGTGTGCAGGTGGCCAGGGtagcactgagctgtgccaaTGGGACAGCCAGGACCTGCTGTGGGGGCACACAGCCTGAGAGAGGCTGTCTTGCTGTGGAACGTGTGTGTACATCAGCCCATCTGTAGTGGGCCAGTGCTACAAGGCTGATCTCAAACCCATGAGCATTCCCACAGCACACGGAGGGTGCTGATGGCGTCAGTAACAGGACAGACACTTGGCTGTTTAATGCATTTATGTATTTAGAAAGTGTGCTATGCCTTTGCTGCTGGGAGCGTGTGGCAAAATTGGCACGGCTGGGTTAGAGGGGACAGAAAAGCCCAGAGCGCTGGCTGAGAGGGACTGCAATTTAGCCTGCAGTGAGCAGGTTTCCTTCTCTGTCCATAATGGCACTCCCCAAGGGGAGGTGCAGAGCAGAAGTTCAAGCATTATTTTGGCAGCTGGGGAGGTtctgtgcatccccagctcACAGTGTGGTCACAGCTGGGCCgtgccaggcaggaggaaggggcAGGGGTGGCCAGCCagtcccacagcacagagcaaagccTCCCTTCCAGTGCTTGCAGGGCACCTACAAGTAAGCAAAAACAGCTGCCAGGATGGCCACAGCCCCGACCAGCTTGAAGATGAGGGGCATGGCAGGGGCTAAGGTGCTTTCTTCCACGTGTCGTGTCTGCAGGGGTTTGAGGATGCgctgctgctgggtgaggaTGGCCTCCCTGGCACCCGCCCAGGCGCCCGGGCCCCGCAGCCGGTACTGGTACGGCGTGCAGGGACCGAAAGCCACCTCCACCGCCAGCTTGGGGTCCGTGAGGAGCAGCGTGAGCAGGCTGGGCTTCACCCCCAGCTGGCAGGCGAGCTCGTCCATGTATGGGATGTAATCCACCTGGATGGTGTGCCGCTGGCTCTTCACGtacctgcagggagggagggcaggtaggtgctggaagcagagctggcagatgCCCTGCACACCAGGAACGCGGTATTGTTCAGACTGGAGTGTGGGTAGGGTGGCCAAccacatccctgccctctgctgaCACACAAATGTGCCAGGACATGCCTAGGACAGGGTGGAATGCCCATAAACAGCTGTGCCAAAAGTGCTCCCACAGGAATCTTACCGCTTTGCCATCGCTTCTTTCTTCTGCTCAATGTCAGCCTCCATGTCATGCCGTGGGGGCAGCTCGTTCAGCCCTGGGGAGAATGAGACAGAACACTgtggtgctgcctctgcctgggtgctgtgcctctgccagcactgctggggtgtGTGGTCTGGCACCTGAGGCATGTCTGAGTGCCTCAGaatgggaaggagcagcccaTGAAGCTCAGGGCATGGATGGCTCTCAGACAAGAGGCCATCTCACTGTGACAGCTGCAAGGCAGCCATGCCATCACCATGGCCAGGATGGCACAACTAGCTGCTGCCTTCTCACCATGGCCGGGCACCATCTGCCTTCACTCCAGGGCTGCATCCACAGGGCAGGTTTGCCTGACTTACCTTTAAAGACACGGGTGGCCCAGCGACACTGGAGCTCTGAGATGGGCATGATGGCACCCAGGGGCTGGACGAGGCCAATGAAAGCCAGCGTTGGCTTCTCCAGATCAGGGGGAAACACGAATTTGTAGAGGGGAATCTGGTTCTCCACCACCTTCACACAGCCCtcaaggaaggggaaggagaagctgTATCCCGTGGCAAAAACCACAGCATCGATGTTTTCCCTGGTGCCATCCTCAAAGATGGCAGATGTCTCTGTGAACTCCTGGACGTTCGGCTTCACCCGCACCCTGCCCGAAATGATGCGGTTGGGCAGGTCATCGTTGATGGTCGGGTGCTGGTGAAGGACCCTGGAAGGTGCAAGGAGCCATTAGGGCACTGGGAAGGGAGTgtttctgctctgtgtcctgctccagctgctgctccctgctctagGAATGCtcatccccagggatgctcatAGCTGCCCCTGCACTATTGTCTCCAAGAATCCTTAGAAGGGGCAATGGTGGCTTCCTCAAGCTTTGCCTGGGCACAACAAAACGAACAACCCAGTCCAAGCACAGGGAGCACGGAACAGCCAAGCTGGGCAGCACACAGAGCGAGGCAGACGATCCCTTCTGGGCAGGGGGAGTGTTTGCTGATACCTGTGTTTCGGCTTCAGGCCGTAACGTGAGTGGTCAAACCTGGCATTCAGCTTCTTCTCCATGTAGTCACATGCCATGGATGAGctgaacagctcctgcaggaatgTCTTTAAGCGGGTGGTTAAGATGGTGTCGATGGGGTAGCCCTGATCTCCAACACGGTTGAGGATCCACGCACCCCGGCGGGTGCTGAGGAAGACCTAGACAAGGAAGAAGGATCATCACTGAAGGCAGTGATGGTCCTGGaagggctgccctgcagggaacGTCCTTGCCCTGGGATCACTCTGCTTTTTGCTGCCCAAGCACTGGGTAAAGACCCAGAAGGCAGAAGGAGCTGGTGACTGGCATCTCGCAGGGGAGCGGGACCAAGTCTCAGTTGCCTGGCAGCTGCGGTTGGCAGAAGCCAGCATTGCCAAACTAGCGagtgctggcacagagcagcagctgtgcaagcCTTGGTCCTgatgtccctgtgcagctgacAGTGTCCCACAGGGGCTGTCCTCCCACCAGGACCCTCCTCCTGCTTACCTGCTGGGCCGTTTGGCTGATCTCCACAGCCAGGTCTGACCCCGAATTCCCGATCCCGATGACTACAACCCTTTTGTTTGTGAAAGCCTGAGCATCCTTGTAGTCTCGGCTGTGGAGGTAGCGGCCCTTGAACTTCTCAATTCCTGTGAGCAAGGAGGAGGGATGCTTGGCTTcctggggccaggctggacgATCTCTCCCCTAAAGACTGCAGACACTCCCTTTCCGCACCAAGCTACtcctggggagcacaggagcACTCCTGGACTCAAAGCAAGGCAGGGAAATGGGGccaggagggaaagcagcagggatAATAGGAACTGGCATGGACTAGCTGTCAAGAGTGTCCCCTCATGCCAGTGTCCAGGCAGTacctgggaaggagctgagcgGGAGATGCGCGTCGGTGTGGTGCCCGCTGCACACCAGCACGGCGTCGAAGACGGCCGCCTCCCGCTTGCCCTCGCTCTCCGTCAGCACCTCCCACTGGCCGCTGCTGGCGAAGTCGGGGCGCTTGGACACGCGGCACACGCTGGTCTGGGCGCAGGGGGAGCTGTCAGGCACGCCGTGCCCCCGCTCCCGCTGCCACCGCCCCTCGCGCCCCAGCGCTCACCCTGAAGCGGATGTGGCGCAGCAGGTCGAAGCGCCGGGCGTACATGCGGAAGTATTCCATGATCTTGGAGTTGTGCATGTAGTTGGGGAAGTCGTCGGGGATGGGGAAGTCGCTGAAGCACATCATCTCCTTGGAGGTGTTGATGATGACGGAGCGGTAGATGCTGGCACGGCCGTCCTCAGGACGCTCCTGTGGGAGCGGCGCACAGACATGGGGAAGGATGGCTGGGGCTGATAAGCTGCTCTTTTTCATGGAGCCCCTACCCTCAGTCTCACCCAGAGGATCCCACTGCGGCCACCAGCCACCACCGAGGGTCACCGTGCTGACCCCAAGCAGAACACGTGGCCAGCAGGGTTTACCTCAAACCTCCAGAGGCCTCCGATGTCGCCGGTCCTCTCGAAGCAGAcgggctccagcccctcctgcaggcaGGCTTTGATGGCGCACAGCCCGCTGCTGCCCCCGCCGATGATGGCCACCTTCTTTGCCATGCTGCGCTCCACCACGGGCTCTCTGCCTGGGGACAGCGTGGGACAGCGTGGGACAGCggggctgagcagcctggggtgtgcAAACAGGTCTCAAGTAAGAGAGACAGCCCCTCAGAAGTTTGTCTGGGGTTGCAAAGCCgctgctgtcccctctcagGTGTGGAcctggccagtgctggggtttACACTACTGTGATATGCTGCCTCCGGCTGACCTGAGGAGAAATCCTACAATTAGGGAGCTTCAGGACCCGCGGCTCCCTCCCAGGTGAGTGACAGCCCCTCCGCCTGCCCTGtgtcctctcccttcccctcctgctgtgctgtcacgGTGGCAGCTTGGGGGACACCCTTCACCGACCTGCGGCCGCGGGATGAGCAGCCCGGGGAAGGCTGGCGGCAGGCACGGAGCCGGGCGAGGGTCTCGGGCTGCCCCGAGCCGTGAGGCCGCAGGGCGGCCTGGCTTTATGGCGCTCGGCGTCCGGGAGCGGGGCGGCCCCTCCGTCACTCCTCCCACAGGCGAGGAAAGGAAGCCCGGAGCCGGCTGGCTCCCGgcaggaggggaaagggaagctCGGAGCCGGCTGCGTCCctgcaggaggggaaaggaagcCCAGAGAAGGAGGCTGGCTCCCggcaggaggggaaaggaaggcAGGACCCGGCCGGCTCCCGGCCTCGGAGCCATCGCCGGCGCTTCGCGGGAACTcggacagggacacggacagggacagggacacgcaGCCGCTCCTCGTGGTTGCGTGCTTGGTAAACAAACGCTGCCCTGAACTTTTACCGTAGGATTATCAGGATCAACCCACGCCCGGTAATTCTGGTAGGCGGGGGACACACGGATCTGTGTCGCCCGCATCGCCtgtgcccctgggctgggcttgtCGGCGCAGTGTCCCTATAGCCACGGCTCACTCCTGAATAAACAAAATACTTGGGGCCAGTGGAACCCCGGTGCGAGGAGCACCACGctgctggggtgtccctggtggGATCAGTAAAGACAAGGTTGTCCCTCACaagaggcacagagcaggtggATCCAAACTcgctgctggctcctggcacaATCGCAGCCAGACAGCCCCTGAGACCTGCAGGGGAAATTTGCTTTCCTATGCAGAGAACTTTCCTGTAGAGCTGAGCAAGGCAGAGGGGccaagctctgcagctgaagtAGTTTTAATCTTCTAAAACCCACAGTATGTTTGCAGTAACCTCAATAAAGCTCTTTCTGTCCCTTGCTGTTGGCAAGGGCTGATctctgcctggggcagaggtgCTGAGCTGCCAACCCACAGTCAAAAACATCAAAAGCATCTTACCAAGCAAGGGATCAGCACAGGAATGGAGAGgtggcagcactggcagtgctACTCTTCCTGTTCCGCTGTCAGCTGGCTTCTGGCTCTTTTGCAAGCTCTGCACAGACTACCCGATGGCAACAGGTACAGGGGACCTCTGAGCTCTCCACCGTTCTGCTGTGCTATGGAACCTCTGTGCAGGTTGCCCTCTGAATTTGCCCTTCTCCCTATAGGACGCTGCACAGCCCTGGACTTTACCCCCCTGTAGTTGGACACAGTACAGACAAACTGTTCTGTTGGGCACCAGGGTCATGCCATGACATTTTGGACTAGGTTGGTATTTGGTTGGTTGATATATGTGGAAATTCAGAGTTCCCCACACCTGGCAAGCACCCGGGATGTAGAGTGTGTGCAGCAGTGTCTGCTGTGGTGTCTGCTCTGGGATTCCACAGTGGGCACAAATGCCATGGGACAAGTGGAGCAGAAAGCTCTTCTGTCCTATTACTGGGTTGCACCCATGCTTGAAGGAGCAGTGACAAGTGACAAGCACAAAAGGAGAGCAAAGGTCTCTGGTGGAGTTTTGAAAAGGTGTGAGGGTTGCCAGGCAGCCTGtgagccagcagggctgtgcagtgctgttgGTGGGTGCTACCAGGACCTTGTGGAGCATCATGCAAGTGAATCAGGAGCAGTTCTTTTGCACACACATAAACAAGTTGCTGCTGTAACCTCCATGATGTAGAGAGGAAGACCCCAACAGCTCTAAGAACAGAAAGACGCTGAGTTTTGGAGAAGGTAGAGCAAAGATGTTTTGGCACAGCacaagccctgtccagccagAGTGTGCcacctgcctgtgctcccaCAGCCACTACAGGTCTGGTCTCTGCCGGCTGGagtgtcctggtgctgctgtgcaaatGCCAGACTAGCCCAGCTGGCTGCCAGGCATGCAGTGCAACCCAGGGGATTATTTTTCGGTTGCAGCACCaacccagggctcagctccagagGAATCCTGTCATGTCAAGCACCTCCATTTCAGCCCCTGTACAACTGGCAGTGACAGGGTGCTCATACCAGCAGCCATCAGACTACTCCTACAAGCTCTACCCAGGAGAATAACACACTTAAACACTGCCTGGTCCTAATACGACTTAATTGGTGTTTTCCAGGGCCTGAGTGCACTAATAGACCTCAGTGACCACTAAGAGCCTCACCTGGGCCCAATCCCTCTCCCCACATGCCAGGAGCACTGTTTAAGCTGATTATCAGAGCTAAGTCTAGAGCCCTCACTCCCTCCTTGGCTGTAGTCCCTCATGAAGAGCGTTCTGTGATTTTCTGGCTCAGTCTCAGCCCCAGCTCATTATTAAGGAGACCAGGCTCCTTGTGGTCCCCTCCTGCAAAGGACCAGCAGTCCTCTGTGGAAAACAGGCTGCCAGTGGTGCCAGGGGAGGAAAGCCAGCCTGcctggggcacagagagctgtggtGGTGGTTGGCAGAGCCAGGGCCCCTTGCTGCAGGAGGTGCAAGCAAGGTTCTGACTTGGGGCTGGGTGTATTTCTGGGCTCAGACCTGGGGCTGGCTGTATTTCTGGGCTGACCTGGGGCTGGGTGTATTTCTGGGCTCAGGTCAGGGGCTGGCTGTATTTCTGGGCTGACCTGGGGCTGGGTGTATTTCTGGGCTCAGGTCAGGGGCTGGCTGTATTTCTGGGCTGACCTGGGGCTGGGTGTATttctgggctggctctgcaggactccctctgcagcctggaaTATGCTGTTGATCAGGAATTGCTGTGAATGTGTTGTACCCCCTGAGAAACTGAAAACCCTGTGGAGGGAAAAAGGAACTGGGAAACTCTGGACAAGAACTTCAGcatctggctgctgctgggagctgcttcccttGTTGCCCACTGGATGACCAAGCCTTCAGTGCCACTATCCTTGCTCCATGGCTCTGGGAGCCATGTGCTCCACATCTAGCCTTAGTGCAGCACTTAAATTAGGAACAATATGGAAAAGATTGCTTAGGGAGGCAAAGCTCTGTATAACCACCCTGAGGAGAGACCCCCAGGGGTCCCCTCCAGGCAGGTGCTGTAAAGCAGGCTGTGCAGGGTATGCTTATGACAGCAGCATGATCAGTGTATTTATAGGATACATATACAGGGGTGACTGTAAAGAAACCTTTGCAAAGTCACAGCTACCACATACAGCATGGGCTATTGCAGGTGCCCAGTGAGAGCATGCAGATTCACAGTATCAGTGAGCTGAGTATCACAGTGAGCTGCCAGACGGGTGTGCTGAgccctccccaggctctgcagacaCTGCTTTTGGTCACCAGAGAACAGTCAGAGTCAGCGTAGaccctgcctggcagcacagcaccagaCATGAGTTGGGAGCCTGCAGCACCGCTCGTGGAGAAGTCTTGGCCGGACTGACGGGTTTAGGATGCCAGTTCGAGTGTCAGGATCCCTTCCCTGCGTGAGTCTGTGCCGCAGTCAGCGGCTCCAGAGCGCAAAGAGGGCGGGCGCGGTGGTGGGGgacagccagcagtgctccaCCACGCCGTAGAGCGCGTAGCCCAGCAGCAGCCCGAAGAGCACGTCCGTCATGTTGTGCCTGCCCAGCATGACCCGGGAGATGCTGACGATGAGAGCCCAGAGCACCACGAGCACCCGCAGCGGCACGGCCAGGACCAGGTGGCGCAGGACGAAGCGGCACACCAGAGCGGCCCGGGTGGCGTGGCCCGAGGGGAAGGAGTACTTGTCCACCGAGATGGTGACGAACATGTCCATCTTGTTGTGCGTGGGCCGCGGCCGCCTGACGAGCCCCTTCACcactgccaccatcaccaggtCCAGCAGCAGCGCTGGGAGAGAGGAGTGGGTTACTGAAAGCACAACCTTCAGCTAagggagccagcagtgctgagagaCAGGAACAGGGTTACTGAAAGCACAACCTTCAGCTAagggagccagcagtgctgggagagacAGGAGTGGGTTACTGAAAGCACAACCTTCAGCTAAGGGAGCCCTTGGCTGTCAAAGCTGCCTGAAGATGATGTTTTCCCCCATGGCTGGGAGAGCACAGCACGCTGCTGCTCTTGGCCTTGTGCAGCAGAATGAGCACATCCTCaacctctgctcctctgcacacACCCCTCCTGCACCACCAGATCCTTGGCCTGCCACAGcccacagggctctgcccattttctctctgtgcaaAATCAGATCTTGGCATGACTCAGGGCTCAGTCTGCTCCTTaagctgaaggcagcagagtCATTAAGTCCCCACAGCTCTCTTCCTGGTGGTGCTGACTCTGCATTGCTCTGTCTGCCCTGGTGACCAGGGTCAAACTAACTGGGTGAATGATCAACCCACTCCTCTCCAGCACAGGTCAGTGGGATATGCTCAGAGTTGGTGTGGTGCCAGGGCTCCTGGGGTCTGCCTTTTTCCCTGATGCTAGGGGAAACATTAACCCTGCTTTGGTTCTCAAGAGATGAGTAAAGGATAATTTATGGTGGCTTGCCCCCCTGACAGCTAAAGGCTGTTTTGATACAGGAGGCAAAGTACCTGTGATAAAGTGTTCAGACAGTATTTGGCAAGAGCAGCTTCTCATGAAGGGCAGAGGGTGCTTTCTCCATTGCTGGTagctcagcacagcacccacagccatGGCTGCTTCTTGTTGTGTAAGAGAGCGACTTCTGTTTGTCCTAAGACTTGCTTCTGGACACCAAATCTTTGGGTCACTTCAGTTCATTTCCTTTGGTtaatcatttaaaaataaacttctttttttttttccccacatgtAAAACTAGATcaatggctttttctttttttacacaGGATCTGGGAGATTCAAGTTGGACATGAGGGAATCCTCCTTCCCCACATGGGTGCTGCAATCCAGGGACAGATACCCAGAGAGATGGGTGGCTCTTGCTCAGAGCACAAGGCCCTGGTGCTGGGACAGATCTCCTTGGAGCAGAGGTTAGGCTGGAGGCATCCAGGtcccttcccacagctctgctgtggggctcTAATTTAACCATGCGCTGCTGgatgagaaaaacaaacccttGTTTCCCACCAAGCAAATTTCAAATCAAATTCTAAGCGTGAGATCCTAATGATTTGCAACTTAATACAAGGGTAATAACAAGGAATTTGAAAAGGTCTGGTGCTCTGGAGCTATTACAGCTTCTAAATAAGCAAAAATGAATCCCCCTAAATATACCTAGGCTActctatgtgtgtgtgtgcaagatGAAAATTCGTGCTTTAAGCCAAGTTTCCTCACTGGTTGGAACAGAACAATCCACAAAGGCATTGCCTGCAGGGAGCCAAGGGTGAACATctgtgtgccagagcagcttttCAGGGAAAGTGCTGTGTCTCAACGCTAGGCAGCTGCACCTGGAATGCGCTGCTGTGACAAGCttgaggagctggcagagcttcCAGCCCCCAGAGCGTTTCGTAACAATTTAGCTGTCGGGAGTTCCCCAGCGCGTGGTTGCACCTGTGAAACATGAGTCGTGCTGGTGCCACCACGCCTTCAAGCTGCAAGGTCACTCCCACCGCTACCAggcatcccaggctgctcaacACCAGCCGGTGCTCTCGGGGCTTGGGCTCCCGCAGCTCTGCCGCGTCCCTCGGGCCCCCCTCCCCGCACAGCCCCCCGCCTCACCGAAGAGCAGGTtgagcagcacctccctggcCGCCGAGCTGTCACTGTGCCAGAGCCCGTAGAAGGTGCCGAGCAGCCAGGGGATGCCGTGGCCCGACACCTCGATGACCTTCATGAggggccgggcgctgccccAGGCCGAGCCCTCTCCAGCGCACACCCCCAGCCGCTTGGAGGCCCAGAGGTCGATGGcgagcagggagctgagggcGATGCCCACGAAGGACGGGTTCAGCTTCATGCAGTCCTCCTCGGGcagcggcgcggcggcggcggcgggctCCCTGCGGCGGGACGGGCTGTCGGGGGCGGCGGGCCCGCGCTGGCTCAGCGACAGGAACTCCAggcggccgccgctgccgctgctgctgccggcgCGTCGCTCGCGGCTGCTCCGGGGGCTCGGCATGGCGGCGGGAGGCGGGCGCCGGTCACCCGCTGCCGGGCCCGCTCGGGACCCAGCATGTCACGCTGCCCGGTGccgctcccctctccccctccccgcGCCCTGCGCGTTATCCCCGCCCCGCGCTACCGCACCGCCGGGGCGCGGTCTCCCCTCGCTCTCGGCGTGTCCCGGGCGCGCCCCCAAGgacgcggcgggcgcggcgtGCTCGCGCTTCCCCCGGTACCGCGCGGCGCCCGCGCCGCTTCCGCTTCCTGTTCCGCTTCCGCCCGT is a genomic window of Oenanthe melanoleuca isolate GR-GAL-2019-014 chromosome 8, OMel1.0, whole genome shotgun sequence containing:
- the LOC130256447 gene encoding flavin-containing monooxygenase 5-like isoform X1, with the translated sequence MAKKVAIIGGGSSGLCAIKACLQEGLEPVCFERTGDIGGLWRFEERPEDGRASIYRSVIINTSKEMMCFSDFPIPDDFPNYMHNSKIMEYFRMYARRFDLLRHIRFRTSVCRVSKRPDFASSGQWEVLTESEGKREAAVFDAVLVCSGHHTDAHLPLSSFPGIEKFKGRYLHSRDYKDAQAFTNKRVVVIGIGNSGSDLAVEISQTAQQVFLSTRRGAWILNRVGDQGYPIDTILTTRLKTFLQELFSSSMACDYMEKKLNARFDHSRYGLKPKHRVLHQHPTINDDLPNRIISGRVRVKPNVQEFTETSAIFEDGTRENIDAVVFATGYSFSFPFLEGCVKVVENQIPLYKFVFPPDLEKPTLAFIGLVQPLGAIMPISELQCRWATRVFKGLNELPPRHDMEADIEQKKEAMAKRYVKSQRHTIQVDYIPYMDELACQLGVKPSLLTLLLTDPKLAVEVAFGPCTPYQYRLRGPGAWAGARAAILTQQQRVVRALQPRAHGRHARSSAAPHALTVLFSIAMIAATLIYVSLSP
- the PLPP6 gene encoding polyisoprenoid diphosphate/phosphate phosphohydrolase PLPP6, with the protein product MPSPRSSRERRAGSSSGSGGRLEFLSLSQRGPAAPDSPSRRREPAAAAAPLPEEDCMKLNPSFVGIALSSLLAIDLWASKRLGVCAGEGSAWGSARPLMKVIEVSGHGIPWLLGTFYGLWHSDSSAAREVLLNLLFALLLDLVMVAVVKGLVRRPRPTHNKMDMFVTISVDKYSFPSGHATRAALVCRFVLRHLVLAVPLRVLVVLWALIVSISRVMLGRHNMTDVLFGLLLGYALYGVVEHCWLSPTTAPALFALWSR
- the LOC130256447 gene encoding flavin-containing monooxygenase 5-like isoform X3, coding for MAKKVAIIGGGSSGLCAIKACLQEGLEPVCFERTGDIGGLWRFEERPEDGRASIYRSVIINTSKEMMCFSDFPIPDDFPNYMHNSKIMEYFRMYARRFDLLRHIRFRTSVCRVSKRPDFASSGQWEVLTESEGKREAAVFDAVLVCSGHHTDAHLPLSSFPGIEKFKGRYLHSRDYKDAQAFTNKRVVVIGIGNSGSDLAVEISQTAQQVFLSTRRGAWILNRVGDQGYPIDTILTTRLKTFLQELFSSSMACDYMEKKLNARFDHSRYGLKPKHRVLHQHPTINDDLPNRIISGRVRVKPNVQEFTETSAIFEDGTRENIDAVVFATGYSFSFPFLEGCVKVVENQIPLYKFVFPPDLEKPTLAFIGLVQPLGAIMPISELQCRWATRVFKGLNELPPRHDMEADIEQKKEAMAKRYVKSQRHTIQVDYIPYMDELACQLGVKPSLLTLLLTDPKLAVEVAFGPCTPYQYRLRGPGAWAGAREAILTQQQRILKPLQTRHVEESTLAPAMPLIFKLVGAVAILAAVFAYL